In Candidatus Polarisedimenticolaceae bacterium, the sequence AGACCGTCACGACCCATGTCCTCGGCCCGAAGGAAACGCTCTGGGACGTGGAGAAGGAATACGACATCGCGATGGCGCCCCTCCTGCAGGAGAACCACAGGCAGGGCTGGGAGATTCCCGGCGACGCGAAGCCCGGCGCGACCGTCCGCGTCCCCCGTTACTACGGCGCCAAGATCGACCTCTGGATCGACGAGGAGATCAACCTTCCTCTCCGCGCGGAGATCTACGACGGCGACGGCGTCATGTTCGAGCGCTTCGAGCACCGCGACCTGCGCGTCAACGTCGGCCTCGGCGACAAAGATTTCTCGCCGGCGAACCCCGAATACAAGTTCTGAGAGGGGACAGCTTCCGAAACTCTGAACTGCGAGTTTCGGAAGCTGTCCCCTCTTCTAGGCCTGGTGCTCGGGCCTCAGCAGATCCATCACCGTCTTCACCGGCGTGAAGGTCTCGATCGGGACCTCGACGAAGACGGTCAGCCAGTCCGCCATGCCGCCGTTCCAGAGACCCGGCCGCTCGAAGGCGACGAGGTCGCGCCCCTGATGGCTCTTCCGCCCGACGATGACTGCGCGCGGATCGACGAAGGCGGCGAGGTCGAACGGCTTCCCGTCCACGTTCCGTAGGCCGCAGACGAGATCGACCGGGTTGAAGTGCGTCGCCTCGCGCATGACCTCGGCGCGTGACGGATCGATCTCCGCCGCCTCGACGATCTGCCGCGTCACGCGGCCGTCGCGGCGGCGCACCCAGTAGGGGCCGCCTCCCGGCTCGCCGGTGTTCCGCACGACACCGCAGACGCGCAGCGGCCGCTCGAAACACTGGAGAAGCGCCTTCCCTCGCATCTCGGCGGGGGCCGCGCCGCGCGGCGGCTCGCAGCCGAAGACCCCCTGCGCGAACTGCGCCGCCTCGTCGAGGTGCGCGGGATCGGTAGGCCGCGCCCGCAGCCGCGCGACGTGGAGGAAGACCGATCGCTGCAGCTCGACGAGGCGCCCGCCGAGGATCTTCTTCCACCGCACCGTCGCGGCGCGACGCGTGTCGGGCTGCACGTTGTCGATGTTCTTGACGAAGACGACGTCGCCCTTCGTGTCCTGCAGGTTCCACAAGAGCGCGCCGTGCCCCGCTGGTCTTAGAACGAGCGTGCCGTCATCGGCGACGAACGCCCCGCCGCCGGGCGCTCCGGCCAGCGTGTCGGTCTCGGCCTTCTGGACCGACCACGTGAGCGCGTAGCGGACGCCGAGCCGCTTCTCGCACTTGGGGACGACGCGGTCCGCCAGGAGCCGGAACGCGTGGAGGTGCTCCGGCGACACGGTGACGTGGATGCGGCAGACCCCTTCGCTGTCGCGCACGATCGACGTTGCCTCGACGAGGTGCTCCTCGAACGCGGTGCGCGGCCCGGCGTCGTACCGATGGAAGGGGATCAATCCCTTCGGCATCGTCGCGTAGCCGAGGCCGTCGGCACCGAGGAGCGCATCGACGATCGTCGCCTCGCTCACCTCCTGCTCCCGGAACGTCAGCTCGGCGCGGAGATCGTCGGCGAAGGCGAATCGGTCGAGCGCGGCGAGGAGGGCCTCGGCCCCGTTGCCGCTCAGGAGCTCCTGGAACATCCGCGTCGCGGCGCCCGAGGCCGGCACGAACTTCGAGCACCGCCCCTGCTTCGCCGCGGTCTCGTGAAGATCGACGAGCTCCTCTTCACGATCGCGCGCGATCGCCTCGATCCCGTCGCCGGCGCGGCACGGCCGCAATACGTCGGGGAAGCCGCGCGGCGCCGCGAGCAGTGCGAGCTGCCGGTTGGCCTCGTCTTCGCTGATACCGCGCTCGCGGAGCTGCGCCTTCTGGACCTCGGTGAACGGCGGCACGCGCCCTCCGCGTCAGCGCTCGACAGGGTCGAGCAGAAGCACGGGAAGATCGTAGCTCACGAGCCTCCGGAACACCCCCGCGTCGGGTTGCTCGCGCAGCGGGTAGAGCGTGCGGAGGCCGTTCGGGAGCATCCGCTCGACCGAAGGCCCCACGCGATAGAACAGTCCCCCGCAGTCGAGGATCGTTCCCTCGGTCCATTCGGTCTTGCGGCGCGACGCGACCACGACCAGCTCGGCGTCGTCCACGTGCATCCGCTGCGCAGTGACGAGGCGGTCGGCCACCTCCGGCCCCTCGAGCGATACCCGGACGTCCGCGTCGCGCCTCCGCGTTTCCCGGCCTCGCTGCCAGCGCACCCATCGGATCGTGCCGTGGACGATCGGATCGCCGATCGGCTCGCGCACCACCCCCGCGATCGTCCGAATGACACCCGTGACCACGAGATAGGCCGACAGAGCCCCGAGCGGCGTGCCGATGACGAACGCGAGCGGCGCGATCGCCGTCAGAGCCACCGGCCACGCCGTGCTCACGTCATGGCCGCCGAGCGTCCCCTCGTTCTGCCGCCGCGCGGCCTCGAGCATCAGATCGTTGTTGTCGGACGCCACCTGCCGGACGAAGTGGATGAATCCCACACCGCCGACGACGACACCGGCCAGCATCGTCGCGATCGCGGAGAAGAGCGAGCGGCTCCAGCGAGCGAGCGTGTAGCGCACGCTCTCAATCTCGGGCGCGCGGCGGGGCTCGTCAAACTAGCCCTGAGGAAGGCTCATCACGCCTACCAAATGCGCACGCGCTTCTCCGGTGGCAGGTAGTACTTCGCCTCGGGGCCGATTTCGAACGCCTTGTACCAAGCGTCGAGATTTCGGAGGGGACCGATCACGCGAAAGCGCCGCGGACTGTGCGGATCGGTGGCGACTTGCGTCTTGACCATCTCGTCGCGCTGCTTGCCTCGCCACGCCTGCGCAAAAGACAGAAAGAATCGCTGATCGCCGGTCAGCCCGTCGATGACCGGTGCCGGCTTCCCGCCCAGCGACATCGTGTACGCCGAGTACGCGACCTCGAGTCCCGACATGTCGCCGATGTTCTCTCCCATCGTCAAATTCCCGTTGATGAAGACTCCAGGCGCCGCCTCGTAGGACGAATACTGCGCGCCGAGTGCGTCGGTCAGCGCCTTGAAGCGCGTGGCGTCGTCCTTCGTCCACCAATCGCGTATGGCGCCGTTCTCGTCGATCTTGCTGCCCTGGTCGTCGAAGCCGTGCATGATTTCGTGGCCGATGATCGCGCCCGCCGCGCCGTAGTTCACTGCGGCGTCCGCCGTCGGATCGAAGAAGGGCGGCTGCAGGATGCCGGCCGGGAACACGATCTTGTTCTCGAGCCCTCCGTTGTAGGCGTCCACCGTGGCCGGACTCATCCCCCACTTCTTGCGATCCACCGGCTTGTTGAGATCCTCCATCTGGTACGCCCAGTCGAACGCCGCACTCCGCTTCACGTTGCCGTAGAGATCGTCCGGCTTCAGCACGAGTTTCGAATAGTCGCGAAACTTGTCGGGATAACCGACCATCACGTCCATCTTGGAGAGCTTGAGGAGAGCGGCCTTCTTGGTCGCATCGCCCATCCACGTGTTGCCCTGGATTCGCTGCGCCGCCGCTTTCTTCAGGTTCGCGACGAGCTCCTGCATCGAGGCCTTGGACTTGGCGGGGAAATAGCGCTCGACGTAGGTTCGGCCCAAGAGCTCGCCGAGGCGGCCGTCCACCTCGCCGATGCCGCGACGCCACCGCGGGCGCTGTTCCAGCGCACCGGACAGGGACTTCTGGTATTCGAACTTGCTGTCCACAAAACGTTTGGAGAGATAGTTCGAAGCGTCGTTCGTGACCTTGAACTTCTGCCACGTCTTGAGCGTTTCGAGCGGTGTTTCGTCGTAGAGCGCCGCCATCGCCTTGATCGCGGTGTTGTCGGCAATCAGCATGTGCGGCGACATCACCTTCGCTTCGCCGAGATAGCCGTCCCAGTCGAACTTCGGCGCATACGTCTTCAGCTGCGGCAACGTCATCGGATTGTTGAGCTTGCCGAGGTCGCGCAGGTCCGTCTGCGACCACGAGATCTTCGCGATCGCGGTCTCGAACGCGAGCACCTGGTCCGCCGCCGCGGATGCGTTCGCCTGGCCGATCATCTCGAAGGAGCGCTGGACATAGGCGCGGTAGGCGCTCCTCTGCTCCGCGTACTTGTCCTCGAGGTAGTAGTCGCGATCGGGCATGCCCATGCCGTTCGACGTGACGTACGCGATATTCGTCCGCGGCTCGGCGGGATCCGGCAGAAGGCCGAGGGCGAAAACGGTCGAGCCAAGATCCTTGAGCGCGCCGGCCATGTAACGCGTGAATTCGGCCTTGGTCTTGATGCCGTCGATACGCGCGAGGTCGGGCTTGAGCGGCCCCGTACCGAGCTTCTCGAGCAGCGGCTCATCCATGTAACTGGCATAGAACGCGCCGAGCTGAGTGCTCTTGGGAGCGTCCATGATGATCGAGCGCAACTGCTCCTGGTTCCGGTCGTTGAGCTCGGAACCGACTCCGTTTTGCGCTTTGTCGGCCGGGATCTCGTTCGCATCCATCCACTTGCCGCTGGCATAGCGCTGGAAATCATCGCCGGGCTTCACCGCGAGATCGCGCGTCGAAAGATCGACGCCCCAGGTTCCGAAGCGCACGACTTGCGGCGCGGCGGCCGGAGCCGCTGCTGACTGCGCGGGCGCCGGCTCGGCCCGAAGCGCGCCGTACGCGAGAAGAATGACGCTGAAGCGCGAGGCGCGCGCGTACCAAGAGTTTGCGGTCATACACCCTCCCAGGCGCTCGAAGTTCTCGAGGCTATTCCCGGGAGTGTTTACGTCAAGAGGCGGCCATGGTTGCAGCGGTGAAAGTCACCGAGCAGGCGATTCGTTGTTGAATTGTAGCCCGCTGAATTCACCGGTCTTTGGGTCATACCAGCACCCGAAGTAGTCCCAGCCACCGTCCGCAACGATCACTGGTTCCACCTGCCAAAAGCTCTCAGCGCTGCTCACGCCATTCGGAATGGTGCTCGGGTTCTGTCGATACTCCAAGACCCTGCCTCGATAGTGGTAGGACGAGAAGCCGTTGACGTAGATCAACCGCTGGTCGCCTCGTACAACACCCAGATACTGTCGGAGGTATTCGGTAGCAACCAGTGGACGCCCCATCGGTTCCGCCGGTGCGCGCCAGTGAGCTTCCAGGAACCCGAGTACCGCCGCGTCCAACTTTGCGACCTCCGCTGGCGCTGGACGCCAGGTTCCGTGAACGCCCTCAACGGGTGCTCTCGATACTTGTTGAAGCACGACGCCTGTACCGACCGATTCTGGTAGGAGCGTGCCCCGTGCACTTGGTAGCGGGATTCCTGCAAGAGGATCCATCTGCGACGCGAGCTGCGGCGGATCAGGCGGTGTGCTTCGGCACCCGAAGATCATGGCGCCCACGATCAGGACGAGTGCTAGCGGTGCCTTGCGGCGCATTGGTCCTTCTGTGCGGCTAGTCGACGAACGGGCGCGACCTTACGCAAGCGGCTTGAACCGGACGGACCGACGTCATTGGCATGTTCAGGCGGGCTGGCGACGAGGCCCGGCGCTGAGAATACGGTAGCTAGGCACTGGCGTTCCGTTGTCCGCGTGCAGCTTGGCCTCCTGGAAATACAACTCCTCAGCGCCATCTGCCACGGGTGTCTTTACGGCTTGCCGCGCTTCTTCAATTCGCGTCAGTGCTTCCGCCACTGGCGTTCCGCCTGGCCGAAGCGAATGGGCCACTGGCACTTTTGCCTTGAAGAAGACCGCGTGCGTTGTATCGCTGGCACTCGACGGAACAACAATCACAATCGCGTCGTTTGTGTGCTTGACGGCTGAAGCAATGAACGGCCCAAGATCAGCGTCGTCTCGGAGGCTCGCGAACTCGTCGGACCGTAGGACGATGGCGAACTGCCCGGCCAGCGAAGTGGACACGCGAGATTGAATCACGTCAGTTCCTGGCTTCATCAATTGAAACAAGGCATCTTTGCTTGCAGCCGTTGCAGGCTGCTCACCCGCGCCGATTGCTGTGACTTCCGCCAGCGCGACGACTCCAAGCATGGCAATGGCTTTTCGCATTGTGTTTCTCAGGCCCCCCAGCGCAAGCGTAACCTGCGGGCCAGACCGCCGCGGCGATCGCCGCAGTTCGCAAGCGACGAGAAGGGATGGACCGTCGGGTTTACGCAGCAGTGCGTCGGACTCACGGTGCGGCCTCAAGGAACTCGAGGGAGTTAACCAACGGTGAAGACCGAGCGGCCGACTCAAGTGGATCGGCACAGTCGTAGTCGTGAAACGTCAGCCTCACGAGGATCTCCGAGCGCCCCAACATTCTGGAAACCAGACGATATCGCTTCTCTCGGTTCAGGTACTCAGAAACAACCTCCACCAGAGATTCAGCGTCCGACTCTGATTCGTGGAGGACTTGCCATTCGCCATCGCCCGGGAGATTCCGGCGCTCGGAAGATCGCGCGCTGTGAATCGCTGCGCTGACCGGTTCGTTGATTCGAAACGTCGACAGATAAACCCCAGCCGCCCCAT encodes:
- a CDS encoding DUF4301 family protein codes for the protein MPPFTEVQKAQLRERGISEDEANRQLALLAAPRGFPDVLRPCRAGDGIEAIARDREEELVDLHETAAKQGRCSKFVPASGAATRMFQELLSGNGAEALLAALDRFAFADDLRAELTFREQEVSEATIVDALLGADGLGYATMPKGLIPFHRYDAGPRTAFEEHLVEATSIVRDSEGVCRIHVTVSPEHLHAFRLLADRVVPKCEKRLGVRYALTWSVQKAETDTLAGAPGGGAFVADDGTLVLRPAGHGALLWNLQDTKGDVVFVKNIDNVQPDTRRAATVRWKKILGGRLVELQRSVFLHVARLRARPTDPAHLDEAAQFAQGVFGCEPPRGAAPAEMRGKALLQCFERPLRVCGVVRNTGEPGGGPYWVRRRDGRVTRQIVEAAEIDPSRAEVMREATHFNPVDLVCGLRNVDGKPFDLAAFVDPRAVIVGRKSHQGRDLVAFERPGLWNGGMADWLTVFVEVPIETFTPVKTVMDLLRPEHQA
- a CDS encoding M13 family metallopeptidase, producing MTANSWYARASRFSVILLAYGALRAEPAPAQSAAAPAAAPQVVRFGTWGVDLSTRDLAVKPGDDFQRYASGKWMDANEIPADKAQNGVGSELNDRNQEQLRSIIMDAPKSTQLGAFYASYMDEPLLEKLGTGPLKPDLARIDGIKTKAEFTRYMAGALKDLGSTVFALGLLPDPAEPRTNIAYVTSNGMGMPDRDYYLEDKYAEQRSAYRAYVQRSFEMIGQANASAAADQVLAFETAIAKISWSQTDLRDLGKLNNPMTLPQLKTYAPKFDWDGYLGEAKVMSPHMLIADNTAIKAMAALYDETPLETLKTWQKFKVTNDASNYLSKRFVDSKFEYQKSLSGALEQRPRWRRGIGEVDGRLGELLGRTYVERYFPAKSKASMQELVANLKKAAAQRIQGNTWMGDATKKAALLKLSKMDVMVGYPDKFRDYSKLVLKPDDLYGNVKRSAAFDWAYQMEDLNKPVDRKKWGMSPATVDAYNGGLENKIVFPAGILQPPFFDPTADAAVNYGAAGAIIGHEIMHGFDDQGSKIDENGAIRDWWTKDDATRFKALTDALGAQYSSYEAAPGVFINGNLTMGENIGDMSGLEVAYSAYTMSLGGKPAPVIDGLTGDQRFFLSFAQAWRGKQRDEMVKTQVATDPHSPRRFRVIGPLRNLDAWYKAFEIGPEAKYYLPPEKRVRIW